From Vanessa cardui chromosome 11, ilVanCard2.1, whole genome shotgun sequence, the proteins below share one genomic window:
- the LOC124533727 gene encoding polymerase delta-interacting protein 3-like codes for MASYVDMSLDDIIQKQKRGISRPKSKMKNQSVPVKQKIVDARNKIISKKRTQITDAREKLAELARQKDARLRLEQMRAKRAMGKLQSGGPAAQNHGKFIKLHTKRERVFTDPSRHVVSQPLAAKPLRKQTLNNKKNIGDRSIEARNFAKSSLKPIIRTVENDLEIIDNNMEEEYEPLRKSFSNRKASLQLKIVTHNNEIHRTTIVDKEKSPPRPPSILKKRPMAALRIENKTEKIDKPHEYRIIVSNLRSTVTGGDIEELFGDVGGMIESRLVRPGTAEIIYKSVEDAQRAVDLYHNRQLDGQPMNCLLVTPRSTSAATRNSNKPALYSTNSNVEPDISTFHKVLFSNF; via the exons gCCTAAATCAAAAATGAAGAACCAATCTGTACcagttaaacaaaaaattgttgATGCAAGgaacaaaattatttcaaaaaagagAACTCAAATCACCGATGCCAGGGAAAAATTAGCAGAGCTTGCAAGGCAGAAAGATGCACGCCTAAGATTAGAGCAAATGAGAGCAAAACGA gcAATGGGAAAATTACAAAGTGGAGGTCCAGCTGCCCAAAATcatggaaaatttataaaacttcatACAAAACGGGAAAGAG TGTTCACAGATCCTTCGAGACATGTTGTTTCACAGCCACTTGCAGCAAAACCTCTGAGAAAGCAaactcttaataataaaaagaatattggTGATAGATCTATTGAAGCTAgaaattttg CTAAATCTTCACTAAAGCCAATAATTCGTACAGTTGAAAATGATCTAGAAATTATTGACAATAACATGGAGGAAGAATATGAGCCATTGAGAAAATCATTTTCTAACCGTAAAGCAAGTTTACAACTCAAAATTGTTACCCATAACAATGAAATACacag aactaCCATCGTCGACAAAGAGAAAAGTCCACCAAGACCCCcatcaattttgaaaaagagaCCTATGGCAGCCTTacgaattgaaaataaaactgaaaaaatTGATAAACCTCATGAATACAGAATTATTGTGAGTAATTTACGCAGCACAGTGACAGGTGGAGATATTGAA gAATTATTTGGTGATGTTGGTGGTATGATAGAATCACGACTGGTTAGACCAGGAACAGcagaaatcatttataaaagtgTAGAAGATGCCCAGAGAGCTGTAGATCTCTATCATAATAGGCAATTGGATGGACAGCCAATGAATTGCCTTCTTGTCACACCTCGTTCAACTTCTGCTGCCActag gaacAGTAACAAGCCTGCACTGTACAGCACAAACTCAAATGTGGAACCAGATATATCAACATTTCATAAGGTCTTATTTAGTAACTTTTAA